Proteins from a single region of Flavobacterium sp. YJ01:
- the gdhA gene encoding NADP-specific glutamate dehydrogenase — translation MEQKINEFMALIESKNPNEPEFLQAVREFAETVIPFISERKKYDGKNILLRIAEPERSIIFRVPWVDDKGEIIVNRGFRIQMNSAIGPYKGGIRFHHSVNLSVLKFLAFEQVFKNSLTTLPMGGGKGGSDFDPEGKSDGEIMRFCQSFMTELCRHIGPDLDVPAGDIGVGAREIGYLFGQYKRIRNEFTGVLTGKGLAYGGSLIRPEATGYGVVYFTDQMLRTIGHEIKGKRVAISGFGNVAWGVALKVNELGGKVVTISGPDGYIYDEDGISGEKIDHMLEMRATGDNRAERYLEKYPNAIFHKGKSPWEVKVDIAIPCATQNELNGEDAQKLIDNGVLCVTEAANMPSTLDAIKLFLDNKVLFAPGKAANAGGVAASGLEMTQNSIRLNWTSEEVDLRLKEIMIGIHNQCKKYGAEEDGYVNYVKGANIAGFVKVADAMLAQGVV, via the coding sequence ATGGAACAAAAAATAAATGAATTTATGGCTCTTATTGAGTCAAAAAATCCAAACGAGCCAGAATTTCTTCAAGCTGTTAGAGAATTTGCAGAAACAGTAATTCCGTTTATATCTGAGCGTAAAAAATATGATGGAAAGAATATTCTTTTAAGAATTGCTGAGCCAGAAAGATCTATAATCTTTAGAGTTCCGTGGGTAGATGATAAAGGAGAAATTATTGTAAACAGAGGTTTTAGAATCCAGATGAACTCTGCAATCGGACCTTACAAAGGAGGAATTAGATTTCACCATTCTGTAAACTTATCTGTTTTGAAATTTTTGGCATTTGAACAAGTTTTCAAAAACAGTTTGACAACACTTCCAATGGGTGGTGGAAAAGGAGGTTCTGATTTTGATCCAGAAGGAAAATCAGACGGAGAAATTATGCGTTTCTGCCAGTCATTCATGACAGAATTGTGTCGTCATATCGGTCCAGATCTTGACGTTCCTGCTGGAGACATCGGTGTTGGAGCAAGAGAAATTGGTTATTTATTTGGTCAATATAAAAGAATCAGAAATGAATTTACTGGAGTTTTAACTGGAAAAGGTTTGGCTTACGGTGGTTCATTAATTAGACCAGAAGCTACAGGATACGGAGTTGTGTATTTTACAGATCAAATGCTTCGTACTATTGGTCATGAAATTAAAGGAAAAAGAGTTGCTATTTCTGGATTCGGAAATGTGGCTTGGGGTGTGGCTTTAAAAGTAAACGAATTAGGCGGAAAAGTAGTTACCATTTCTGGTCCTGATGGTTATATTTATGATGAAGATGGAATTTCTGGAGAGAAAATCGACCACATGTTAGAAATGAGAGCTACAGGTGATAATAGAGCAGAAAGATATTTAGAGAAATATCCAAATGCAATTTTCCACAAAGGAAAAAGTCCGTGGGAAGTAAAAGTTGATATTGCAATTCCATGTGCTACGCAAAATGAATTGAATGGAGAAGATGCGCAAAAACTTATTGATAATGGAGTTTTATGTGTAACTGAAGCTGCTAATATGCCTTCTACATTAGACGCTATTAAACTTTTCTTAGACAATAAAGTATTGTTCGCTCCAGGAAAAGCTGCAAACGCTGGTGGTGTTGCCGCTTCTGGATTAGAAATGACACAAAACTCTATTCGTTTAAACTGGACTAGCGAAGAAGTAGATTTAAGATTGAAAGAAATCATGATCGGAATTCATAATCAATGTAAAAAATACGGTGCCGAAGAAGACGGGTATGTAAACTACGTAAAAGGAGCAAACATTGCCGGATTTGTTAAGGTAGCAGATGCTATGCTTGCACAAGGTGTGGTATAA
- a CDS encoding T9SS type A sorting domain-containing protein, which produces MKNTFFYVLFLILFQFSQAQNKLSWQGYFSFNEIKDISESSTSVFAASENALFSKNVATNVLKTTTTVDGLSGQTISAVYYSEAFKKTIIGYENGLMILVNETDGSILKVVDIINKQLPANLKKINHLMEYNGLVYVSCDFGIVQFNLNTSKFGDTYFIGDNGAEISVKQTVLFNGFIFAATSSGIRRADITNGNLIDYNQWIVVNSGSWSSVETLDTELIAINDTGYIHRFNANTFVGFSQLPQAAVDMRAKNHNLFVTTANTVYVYNNQLVLNRQIANTQVLDNTLNFSCATAVGDQFFIGTKEKGLFVSSLSNASTFENITPAGPSRNNIFSLDATQNALWAVYGDYDASYNPYDLDSYGISKFSTSGWLNIPYSEVFDAKSITRITVNPSNEKQVYASSFFSGLLKIENDVPTLLYNEKNSGLESITTEGPNYIDVRINATAFDKTGNLWVTNSRVKNGLKVLKTNGQWGSYAMTSILDNAEAGSFSSIVVDRNNVKWMGTYRDGVVGFNEATNTFKKMTFGTDAGNLPVADVRSIALDTKNQLWIGTIKGLRVLSNIGNFQSENQLKANPIIIMEDNLAQELMYEQFITSIVVDGANNKWIGTADSGVFMVSPNGQETKYHFTINNSPLPSNVINDIKINSKTGEVFIATNKGMISFNGVATAANDDLSNAYVYPNPVRPNYSGTVKVAGLIDKANVKITDIEGNLVYEITSSGGTVEWDTTAFGKYKVASGVYMVFISAQDGGETKVKKVMIIR; this is translated from the coding sequence ATGAAAAATACATTTTTCTACGTTTTATTTTTAATACTATTTCAATTTAGTCAAGCGCAGAATAAATTGTCATGGCAAGGATATTTTTCGTTTAACGAAATTAAAGATATTTCAGAATCATCGACTAGTGTTTTTGCCGCTTCAGAAAATGCTTTGTTTTCTAAAAATGTAGCGACAAACGTTCTTAAAACAACAACAACTGTTGATGGTTTATCAGGTCAGACTATTTCGGCGGTTTATTATAGTGAAGCTTTTAAGAAAACAATAATTGGTTACGAAAACGGATTGATGATTTTGGTAAATGAAACGGATGGAAGTATTTTGAAGGTCGTTGATATTATCAATAAACAGCTTCCTGCAAATCTTAAAAAAATCAATCATTTAATGGAATATAATGGTTTGGTTTATGTTTCGTGCGATTTTGGAATTGTGCAGTTTAATTTGAATACTTCAAAATTTGGTGATACGTATTTTATTGGAGACAACGGTGCTGAAATTAGTGTAAAACAAACAGTGCTTTTTAACGGATTTATTTTTGCTGCAACTTCAAGCGGAATAAGAAGAGCGGATATTACAAATGGCAACTTAATAGATTATAACCAATGGATAGTTGTAAATTCTGGAAGTTGGTCTAGCGTAGAAACTTTAGATACAGAACTGATAGCAATAAATGATACTGGTTATATTCACCGATTCAATGCTAATACATTTGTTGGTTTTTCTCAATTGCCGCAAGCTGCTGTAGATATGAGAGCTAAGAATCATAATTTGTTTGTTACAACTGCAAATACGGTTTATGTTTATAATAATCAGCTGGTTTTAAACAGACAAATTGCAAACACTCAGGTTTTAGATAATACGCTAAATTTTAGTTGTGCAACGGCTGTTGGTGATCAGTTTTTTATTGGAACAAAAGAAAAAGGATTATTTGTTTCGTCACTTAGCAATGCATCAACTTTTGAAAATATTACACCAGCTGGACCATCTCGAAATAATATTTTTTCTCTTGATGCAACACAAAATGCTTTATGGGCTGTTTATGGAGATTACGATGCATCTTACAATCCGTATGATTTAGATAGTTATGGAATTAGTAAATTTAGTACTTCTGGTTGGTTGAATATTCCATATTCTGAAGTTTTTGATGCAAAATCAATTACGCGAATTACTGTTAATCCAAGTAATGAAAAACAAGTTTATGCTAGTTCTTTCTTTTCAGGATTATTAAAGATTGAAAACGATGTTCCGACTTTATTATATAATGAAAAAAATAGCGGATTAGAATCTATTACAACAGAAGGTCCAAATTACATTGACGTTCGTATTAATGCAACCGCTTTTGATAAAACAGGAAATCTCTGGGTTACTAATAGTCGTGTTAAAAACGGTTTGAAAGTTCTAAAAACTAATGGACAATGGGGAAGTTATGCTATGACTTCGATTCTTGATAATGCAGAAGCAGGAAGTTTTTCGAGTATAGTTGTAGACCGTAATAATGTAAAATGGATGGGAACTTATAGAGACGGCGTTGTAGGTTTTAATGAAGCGACTAATACTTTCAAAAAAATGACTTTCGGTACTGATGCAGGAAATCTTCCTGTTGCAGATGTTAGAAGTATCGCTTTAGATACGAAAAACCAGCTTTGGATCGGAACTATCAAAGGTTTAAGGGTTTTGTCTAATATTGGAAATTTTCAATCAGAAAACCAATTAAAGGCAAATCCGATTATTATAATGGAAGATAATTTGGCTCAGGAATTAATGTACGAGCAATTTATTACTTCTATTGTCGTTGACGGCGCCAATAATAAATGGATCGGAACGGCAGATTCTGGTGTGTTTATGGTTTCTCCAAACGGTCAGGAAACCAAATATCATTTTACCATAAATAATTCGCCGCTGCCAAGTAATGTGATTAACGATATTAAAATAAATAGCAAAACTGGCGAAGTATTTATCGCAACCAATAAAGGAATGATTTCGTTTAATGGAGTTGCAACAGCAGCAAACGATGATTTAAGTAATGCTTATGTGTATCCAAATCCTGTTCGTCCTAATTATTCTGGAACGGTAAAAGTTGCCGGATTAATCGATAAAGCAAATGTAAAAATAACAGATATCGAAGGAAATTTAGTTTACGAAATAACTTCTTCTGGAGGAACTGTAGAATGGGATACAACCGCTTTTGGCAAATATAAAGTCGCTTCTGGCGTATACATGGTTTTTATTTCTGCTCAAGATGGAGGCGAAACCAAAGTCAAAAAAGTAATGATTATTCGATAG
- a CDS encoding MBOAT family O-acyltransferase, protein MLFNSLNFAVFLPLVFIIYWFVVNKSLRAQNILLLLSSYFFYACWDWRFLFLLVFSTALDYFSGIKIFESSNQNMRKFWFWLSTSINLGFLGVFKYYNFFVKSFVEGVANFGLNVNPLTLDVLLPVGISFYTFHGLSYVIDIYKGRISAEKNIVDYSLFVSFFPLLVAGPIERATHLLPQIKKKRVFDYEKAVDGLRQILWGLFKKIVIADQCAQYADTIFNNSSEQSGSTLLLGALFFSFQIYGDFSGYSDIAIGTARLLGIDLLKNFAFPYFSRDIAEFWRRWHISLSTWFRDYLYIPLGGSKGSVWIKIRNTFIIFLVSGFWHGANWTFIVWGLLNALYIMPSIVLNTNRKNLDVVAQGKYLPSIKEVFQIVSTFSLTVFAWIFFRANNLEHAMGYISQIFSSSLFSMPTITPVVLLVIILLFILIEWLGREEEFALAKLSVKWKSPLRYLFYYIIIVAIFVFSGEKQQFIYFQF, encoded by the coding sequence ATGCTCTTTAATTCCCTAAATTTTGCAGTTTTTTTACCACTAGTTTTTATTATTTATTGGTTTGTAGTAAATAAATCACTTAGAGCTCAAAACATATTACTGCTTTTATCAAGTTATTTTTTTTATGCCTGTTGGGATTGGAGGTTTTTGTTTCTATTAGTGTTTTCTACAGCTTTAGATTATTTTTCTGGAATTAAAATATTTGAATCTAGCAATCAAAATATGCGAAAGTTTTGGTTTTGGCTTAGTACATCTATAAATCTTGGTTTTCTAGGTGTTTTTAAGTATTATAATTTCTTTGTTAAATCTTTTGTAGAAGGTGTTGCTAATTTTGGTTTAAATGTAAATCCTTTAACATTAGATGTGTTATTACCTGTAGGGATTTCATTTTATACTTTTCACGGCCTGTCTTATGTAATTGATATTTATAAAGGGAGGATATCGGCCGAAAAGAATATCGTTGATTATTCTTTGTTTGTTAGTTTTTTTCCTTTGCTTGTCGCTGGACCAATAGAACGTGCTACACATTTATTGCCTCAAATTAAGAAAAAGAGAGTTTTTGATTATGAAAAAGCAGTAGACGGTTTAAGGCAAATTTTGTGGGGATTATTTAAAAAGATTGTAATAGCTGATCAATGTGCTCAATACGCTGATACAATTTTTAATAATTCTTCAGAACAATCAGGAAGCACACTTTTATTAGGAGCACTATTTTTTTCATTTCAAATCTATGGCGATTTTTCAGGATATTCAGACATTGCAATAGGAACTGCACGTCTCTTAGGTATAGATTTGCTGAAAAATTTTGCTTTTCCTTACTTTTCAAGAGATATTGCAGAATTTTGGAGAAGATGGCATATTTCTCTTTCAACATGGTTTAGGGATTATTTATACATTCCATTAGGAGGGAGCAAAGGAAGTGTATGGATAAAAATTAGAAATACCTTTATTATTTTTTTGGTAAGTGGATTTTGGCATGGAGCAAATTGGACCTTTATTGTTTGGGGATTATTGAATGCACTCTACATAATGCCTTCTATTGTTTTGAATACAAATCGAAAAAATTTAGATGTCGTAGCTCAAGGCAAATATTTGCCAAGTATTAAGGAAGTTTTTCAAATAGTTTCGACATTTAGTTTAACGGTTTTTGCATGGATATTTTTTAGGGCAAATAATTTAGAACATGCAATGGGTTATATTTCACAAATATTTTCTAGTTCACTGTTTTCAATGCCAACAATTACACCTGTAGTTTTGTTGGTTATAATTTTATTATTTATTTTAATTGAATGGCTTGGAAGAGAGGAAGAATTTGCTTTGGCGAAACTTAGTGTAAAATGGAAATCACCACTTAGATATCTATTTTATTATATTATTATAGTTGCAATTTTTGTATTTAGTGGAGAGAAACAGCAATTTATTTATTTTCAGTTTTAA
- the recO gene encoding DNA repair protein RecO, with protein sequence MLVKTKAIVISSLKFQEKSLIVKCFTLSSGLKSYFVRDAFSSRKASQKIAYFQPFSILEIEAVHKNKGTLENFKEIKSAVPFQSIHTDIVKSTMVMFLSEMLHHSIQEEEKNEQLFLFLETALTWLDHHNEISNFHLILLLEITKYLGFYPDLTDIDLPFFEMNEGIFTVFHTSTALSEHETALFKKLIDLKFDNSQKIFHVIERQILLKILIDFYYAHLEGFKRPKSLDILKEIFS encoded by the coding sequence GTGCTCGTTAAAACAAAGGCCATAGTAATTTCATCTTTAAAATTTCAAGAAAAAAGCTTGATAGTAAAATGCTTTACGCTTTCTAGCGGGCTGAAATCTTACTTCGTTCGTGATGCTTTTTCGAGCCGAAAAGCGAGTCAAAAAATAGCCTATTTTCAGCCATTTTCTATTTTAGAAATAGAAGCGGTTCATAAAAACAAAGGCACTTTAGAAAATTTTAAAGAAATTAAAAGCGCAGTTCCTTTTCAAAGTATTCATACCGATATTGTAAAAAGTACAATGGTGATGTTTTTATCTGAAATGCTTCATCATTCGATTCAAGAAGAAGAAAAAAACGAACAGCTTTTTCTGTTTTTAGAAACAGCGCTGACTTGGCTGGATCATCACAATGAAATTTCAAATTTTCATTTAATTTTACTTTTAGAAATTACAAAATATCTGGGTTTCTATCCAGATCTTACTGATATTGATCTTCCTTTTTTTGAAATGAACGAAGGAATTTTTACGGTTTTCCACACTTCTACAGCACTATCCGAACACGAAACAGCCTTGTTTAAAAAACTTATCGATTTGAAGTTCGATAATAGTCAAAAAATCTTCCATGTAATCGAAAGGCAAATACTGCTAAAAATTCTAATTGATTTTTATTATGCTCATTTAGAGGGTTTTAAAAGACCAAAATCTTTAGATATTTTGAAAGAAATTTTTTCATAA
- a CDS encoding PQQ-binding-like beta-propeller repeat protein encodes MKKITFSIILLLSVTVSSIAQRKYDEIVTTENAVQDLVQNEITGVIVFKEGGTVKGLDPETKKVIWTLTKDDFGTLTSKDVLSDPDFGNLFKEKRDLSTVPGSPYVEAYINSKYLIINTDSGKIVYNSSKESFWVFQSDFIPETNEYLLTLKKDGEMAVALLDLATGELKWNTTVDKAKSLISFSTKASSLTNKAKIHGNTVYYLLYGKLYSFNKENGKLNWKADEDYTRFYETQNDKNIVVVNSAGLLSTKEYINVLSTEDGKSIWKESIKTKYVVYLEDWGTKLLIAHDSGFNFFDLKTGEKIWKKDARGGGLKRVIPIDQDFLYVAENEMMLINKDGEKLWKKFIEISDDKEDPIYYLGKVGEKVMYLTGTYGNMVDYKTGVKLWKRNIKFEKSRPVLPTYDEATNSYLVYNDEKLYKFDPSINDKPEPFAKVNIKREKELNSIEQFPWGVVLSGPLEVMGVNMDGTVKYHLTYNQPGETGRRLIKSAAIVGSIGLGVGSVASSVKGADLTMTYRDSEGNMRTAVAKGDQTNKDQAQAYAAGSAALGIVAAKFNSRFNAMKQNRDFSYIFAKADTGEKVLVKVSKAEGKEIDKIIFTNNKPLYEIDPATQNIFYVSDKSIQIFNKK; translated from the coding sequence ATGAAGAAAATTACGTTTTCGATTATTTTGCTTCTGTCGGTAACGGTTTCATCAATTGCCCAAAGAAAATATGATGAAATAGTTACAACAGAAAATGCTGTTCAGGACTTGGTTCAGAATGAAATTACAGGAGTTATTGTCTTTAAAGAAGGCGGAACAGTAAAGGGTTTAGATCCCGAAACAAAAAAAGTTATTTGGACTTTAACAAAAGATGATTTTGGAACTCTTACTTCAAAAGATGTCTTAAGTGATCCTGATTTTGGAAATCTTTTTAAAGAAAAAAGAGATTTGTCTACAGTTCCAGGAAGCCCTTATGTTGAGGCATACATCAATTCAAAATATTTGATTATCAATACCGATTCAGGTAAAATTGTTTACAATTCTTCAAAAGAATCTTTTTGGGTTTTTCAATCAGATTTTATTCCTGAAACAAACGAATATCTTCTTACTCTTAAAAAAGACGGAGAAATGGCAGTTGCATTGCTAGACTTGGCAACTGGTGAGCTTAAATGGAATACAACGGTTGATAAAGCAAAATCGTTAATAAGTTTTTCAACTAAAGCTTCAAGTTTAACAAACAAAGCAAAGATTCATGGTAACACAGTTTATTATTTGCTTTATGGAAAACTATACTCTTTTAATAAAGAAAATGGAAAATTAAACTGGAAAGCAGACGAAGATTACACAAGATTTTACGAAACACAAAATGATAAGAATATTGTGGTAGTTAATTCTGCTGGACTTCTTTCAACAAAAGAATATATTAATGTTTTGAGTACAGAAGATGGAAAAAGCATCTGGAAAGAATCTATTAAAACTAAATATGTTGTTTATTTAGAAGATTGGGGAACAAAATTATTAATTGCTCATGATAGCGGTTTCAACTTTTTTGACTTAAAAACAGGAGAAAAAATCTGGAAAAAAGATGCTCGTGGAGGCGGTTTGAAAAGAGTAATTCCAATTGATCAAGATTTCTTATATGTTGCAGAAAATGAAATGATGTTGATCAACAAAGATGGAGAAAAGCTTTGGAAAAAATTTATCGAAATTTCTGATGATAAAGAAGATCCAATTTACTACTTAGGAAAAGTTGGTGAAAAGGTAATGTATCTTACAGGAACTTACGGAAATATGGTAGATTACAAAACTGGAGTTAAACTTTGGAAACGTAATATTAAGTTTGAAAAAAGCCGTCCAGTTTTACCAACTTATGACGAAGCTACAAATTCTTACTTAGTGTATAACGATGAGAAATTATACAAATTCGATCCAAGCATCAACGATAAACCAGAACCTTTTGCTAAAGTAAATATCAAAAGAGAAAAGGAATTAAACAGTATCGAGCAGTTTCCTTGGGGAGTTGTGCTTTCAGGTCCACTTGAAGTAATGGGAGTTAATATGGATGGAACTGTAAAATACCATTTGACTTACAATCAACCAGGTGAAACAGGAAGACGTTTAATTAAAAGTGCTGCAATTGTAGGAAGTATCGGTTTAGGTGTTGGTTCTGTAGCAAGTTCAGTTAAAGGTGCTGATTTAACTATGACATATCGTGATTCTGAAGGTAACATGAGAACTGCAGTTGCAAAAGGAGATCAAACAAATAAGGATCAGGCGCAAGCTTATGCAGCAGGATCTGCAGCTTTAGGAATTGTGGCGGCTAAATTTAATTCTCGTTTTAATGCGATGAAACAAAACAGAGATTTCTCCTATATTTTTGCAAAAGCAGATACAGGAGAAAAAGTTTTAGTTAAAGTTAGTAAAGCTGAAGGAAAAGAGATTGATAAAATCATCTTCACCAACAATAAACCTCTTTATGAGATTGATCCGGCTACTCAGAATATTTTTTATGTTTCTGATAAGTCAATTCAGATCTTCAACAAGAAATAA